A window of Melospiza melodia melodia isolate bMelMel2 chromosome Z, bMelMel2.pri, whole genome shotgun sequence contains these coding sequences:
- the SNAPC3 gene encoding snRNA-activating protein complex subunit 3, with product MAAMAAVVPDYELAELYTRAFRVGALGLGWRRLLGPPDLSLTAEAEEEEEDAAVAAALGCAPGTAAEVRAVCSIDMLMSSEKEEDPNVIPEDSSLLTLRIRKKALERREETIIVDRACRQETLTYEMESHATGKRPDDPTDLIEEGELLLTLNIFYPLIFQKHKDHKPFQTVLVLGSQKLTELRDSISCVSDLQIGGEFSSQPDQAPEHISKDLYKSAFFYFEGIFYNDKRYPECRDLSRTIIEWSESFDRGYENLQSVKMEDYVFNDLSLKIGFPYLYCHQGNCEHIIIITDIRLIHHDDCLDRNLYPLLVKKHWLCTRKCFVCKMYTARWVTNRDSLAPEDPCFFCDVCFRMLHYDAEGNKLGEFLAYPYVDPGIFN from the exons ATGGCGGCCATGGCGGCCGTGGTGCCCGATTACGAGTTGGCCGAGCTGTACACGCGCGCGTTCCGCGTGGGCGCCCTGGGCCTCGGCTGGCGGCGGCTGCTGGGGCCGCCCGACCTCTCGCTGACGGCGGAGgcggaagaggaggaggaggacgcgGCCGTGGCGGCGGCGCTGGGCTGCGCGCCGGGCACGGCGGCCGAGGTGCGCGCCGTCTGCAG CATTGATATGTTAATGTCTTCTGAGAAAGAAGAGGACCCAAATGTTATTCCTGAAGACAGCAGTCTGCTCACTCTTCG AATTCGGAAGAAGGCCTTAGAGAGGAGAGAAGAAACAATTATTGTGGATCGGGCTTGCAGACAAGAAACTCTTACTTATGAGATG GAGTCGCATGCAACTGGAAAGAGGCCAGACGATCCAACAGATCTAATTGAGGAGGGAGAACTACTTTTAACTCTGAACATCTTTTATCCTCTTATATTTCAGAAG CATAAAGATCACAAACCATTCCAAACAGTCCTTGTACTGGGCAGCCAGAAGCTCACTGAACTGAGAGACTCGATTTCCTGTGTCAGTGACCTCCAGATAGGTGGTGAGTTCAGCAGTCAGCCAGATCAAGCACCAGAGCACATCAGCAAG gaTCTCTACAAATCTGCCTTCTTCTATTTTGAAGGCATCTTTTATAATGATAAAAGATACCCGGAGTGCAGAGATCTGAGCAG AACAATTATAGAGTGGTCAGAATCTTTTGATAGAGGCTATGAAAATCTTCAGTCTGTCAAGATGGAGGACTATGTATTTAATGATTTATCCCTCAAAATTGGCTTTCCATACCTTTACTGTCACCAAGGGAACTGTGAACACATCATTATAATCACAGATATAAG GCTTATTCATCATGATGACTGTCTGGATAGGAATCTGTATCCCTTGCTGGTCAAGAAACATTGGCTATGTACCAGAAAATGTTTTGTGTGCAAGATGTATACAGCAAG GTGGGTAACCAACAGAGATAGTCTGGCACCAGAGGATCCTTGTTTCTTCTGTGATGTTTGTTTTCGGATGCTCCATTATGATGCAGAAGGCAATAAACTGGGAGAGTTTCTTGCATATCCTTATGTTGATCCTGGGATTTTCAACTGA